The nucleotide sequence TGAATAGTCGTTTTTCGTAAGTAATAAATGCACCAATGCGGACCCTTGTGGTCCGCATTTGCACGTTTGGAAGGCAATTGGACTCCTATCAGCAAAAGTACTACGTTACGAAGGTCCACCATTTGGACGTTGAGCTGAGGAGAAGGCGTTTCAATGGAAGAAAGTAAGCAACGGGTTATTCAGGAGTTTGTTCCTGGCAAACAGGTAACACTTGCCCACATCGTGGCTAATCCTGATCCGCAGTTGTTTGCAAAACTCGGTCTCGGGAGAGATCTGAATGGGGCGATTGCGATTTTGACCATCACCCCAAGTGAAGCGTCAATTATTGCAGCAGATGCTGCAACAAAAGCCAGCGAAGTCCAGCTTGGGTTCGTTGACCGCTTTAGTGGTTCCCTTTTAATCGTTGGCAATTTGGCTGACGTAGAAGCGGGGCTACGTGCTGTGCTTGACACCTTGGTGGGATTACTTCGATTTACACCCGCACCAATAACACGGTCATAGGAGGCGTCATGGCAGCAGTCTTAATGGTCGGTTCTGTCGGTGTAGGGAAGACGACCCTCACCCAACGGTTAACGGACCGTGATATTGAGTATGTCAAAACACAGGCAACCTACCGTGAAGGTGATGTTTTTGACACGCCGGGTGAATACCTTGATGGGCCATTCCATAAGCAAGCCTTGCAGCTGACCAGTGCTGAAGCAGACGTCATCTTATTCCTGTTGGCCGCTACCGCGTTGGAATGCCGTATACCACCAGGGTTCTCATCGTTCTTCATGAAACCCGTTATCGGGGTAGTGACGAAAAAGGATATGGCCACTGAAGACGAAATTGAGCGATCCATTTCGCTTCTTGAACAAACGGGTGCACATCCCGTACTTGTCGTTTCTGCAATGACGGGAGAAGGAATCGAAGAGCTTTCACAGTTGATCAATAAGGAAGGGGGCACCAGCTAATGGCAGTCAGCTATCATCCCACTGCGGTGCACATGGGCGAAGACGCAATGGACACCCTTACGCAATTTTCCGGTCAACGAGTGCTTATCATCACCGACGCATTCCTGGCTACCACGGATTTGGTCGCAAACGCTAAAGCGCGCTTGGGCCAGCACGTGCATATTTTTGATGGAGTCATCCCTGACCCAACAACTGAAACCGTCGCCGAAATTGTAAGAATGTCGAATCAGGTAAGACCTGAAGTCGTTATTGCCATTGGTGGTGGATCCCCAATCGATGCAGCTAAGGGCGGCTTATTAGCGATAAACCATAACGGCCATAGCCCCACCTTTATCGTCATTCCCACAACCTGTGGGTCTGGTTCCGAGGTCACGCCATTCACGATTATCACCGACCAAAATGGGACCAAAAACGCGCTGGTTACCGATGATGTATTGCCAGAGATTGCGATTTTGACACCCGAGGCGGTGGCGACGCTACCCGCTCATATTGCGGCTGAAACCGGTATGGACGCATTGACGCATTGTTTTGAGGCGTATACGTCTACCGATGCCCAGATTTTCTCTGATATGTGGGCGATGCATGCAATAGAACTCCTGTTCACTCATCTTGTACCCAGTTATCAAGGCAATCAGGAAAGCCGTGAAATACAGCTTTATGCCTCAACGATGGCTGGATTTGCGTTTTCAGAAGCTGGCCTCGGTATCGTGCACTCCATGGCACATGCGACCGGGGCACGACTTCACCTTGTGCACGGACGGATTAACTCCGTCTTGTTGCCGCGCGTTTTAGCGTTTAACGCTGGGCTTCCTAATCCCAGTACCCCAGAAGAACTCCGGGTGGTTCAACGCCTCGCCGCAGTAGCCGATCACATCGGCATTGCTAAGCAGACCCCCGTTGAATCCGCGAATGCGGTTATTAATCGTATCGTTGAGATTCGTCAAACACTCGGTATTGCCGATACGCTGACAGGACTTGGTGCGAGCGAGGCACCCAGCCCAG is from Stomatohabitans albus and encodes:
- a CDS encoding EutP/PduV family microcompartment system protein produces the protein MAAVLMVGSVGVGKTTLTQRLTDRDIEYVKTQATYREGDVFDTPGEYLDGPFHKQALQLTSAEADVILFLLAATALECRIPPGFSSFFMKPVIGVVTKKDMATEDEIERSISLLEQTGAHPVLVVSAMTGEGIEELSQLINKEGGTS
- a CDS encoding iron-containing alcohol dehydrogenase family protein; the encoded protein is MAVSYHPTAVHMGEDAMDTLTQFSGQRVLIITDAFLATTDLVANAKARLGQHVHIFDGVIPDPTTETVAEIVRMSNQVRPEVVIAIGGGSPIDAAKGGLLAINHNGHSPTFIVIPTTCGSGSEVTPFTIITDQNGTKNALVTDDVLPEIAILTPEAVATLPAHIAAETGMDALTHCFEAYTSTDAQIFSDMWAMHAIELLFTHLVPSYQGNQESREIQLYASTMAGFAFSEAGLGIVHSMAHATGARLHLVHGRINSVLLPRVLAFNAGLPNPSTPEELRVVQRLAAVADHIGIAKQTPVESANAVINRIVEIRQTLGIADTLTGLGASEAPSPALFDDLASHAIVDPCTTTNPKPVTQADLSGIIRDAW
- a CDS encoding BMC domain-containing protein gives rise to the protein MEESKQRVIQEFVPGKQVTLAHIVANPDPQLFAKLGLGRDLNGAIAILTITPSEASIIAADAATKASEVQLGFVDRFSGSLLIVGNLADVEAGLRAVLDTLVGLLRFTPAPITRS